A window of the Lactuca sativa cultivar Salinas chromosome 7, Lsat_Salinas_v11, whole genome shotgun sequence genome harbors these coding sequences:
- the LOC111900870 gene encoding uncharacterized protein LOC111900870: MSRKHAGYTLLTGPKIIHETMEKIVQIKERLKATRSLRKSYADVRRKPLEFKAGDRVVLKVAPLKGIIRFGKRGKLNPRYIRPFEIPERVGPVAYKLKLPQEFNKVHDTFHMCNHKKCLSDENLVIPLEEAQVNTKLHFVKETMEIMDREIKSLK, encoded by the coding sequence ATGTCTAGAAAGCACGCGGGATATACTCTACTTACTGGTCCCAAAATCATCCATGAAACAATGGAAAAGATTGTTCAGATAAAGGAACGATTGAAGGCTACACGTAGTCTTCGGAAAAGCTATGCTGATGTGAGACGCAAACCCCTAGAATTCAAAGCAGGAGACCGTGTTGTCCTAAAGGTCGCACCATTGAAGGGTATCATTAGATTTGGAAAACGAGGTAAACTAAATCCCCGTTACATCAGACCTTTTGAAATCCCGGAAAGAGTTGGtccggtggcttacaaactcaagttACCTCAAGAATTCAACAAAGTTCACGATACCTTCCACATGTGTAATCATAAGAAGTGTCTCTCTGATGAGaaccttgtcattcctcttgaagAGGCCCAGGTCAACACTAAACTTCACTTCGTAAAAGAAACGAtggagatcatggatcgagaaatcaaaagCCTCAAATAA